One window of Sphingobacteriales bacterium genomic DNA carries:
- a CDS encoding undecaprenyl-diphosphate phosphatase: MSIIEAIILGILQGFTEFLPVSSSGHIELGKAFFEITGANNLTFTILVHGATVLSTMIVLRSEIWKLLSAIFRFKWNEETQYLTKLALSMIPVGLVGVFFEDAIEELFTGRVVMVGFLLMGTGCILLLSRLDRGQNKQVGYKHALIVGLAQAVAILPGISRSGTTIATALALGVAKPEATRFSFLMVLAPIMGATLLKVKDLEQQAVSSAEWIPYLAGFLAAFISGWIACRWMLNIVQGGKIAYFSVYCFIIGAVAIIAGYIA, encoded by the coding sequence ATGAGCATTATTGAGGCGATTATTTTAGGAATTCTTCAGGGATTTACTGAGTTTTTACCGGTTAGCAGCAGCGGGCATATTGAACTTGGAAAGGCTTTCTTTGAAATCACCGGCGCGAATAATCTGACATTTACAATTTTGGTACATGGTGCAACGGTGTTAAGTACCATGATTGTTTTGAGAAGCGAAATATGGAAACTATTGTCGGCAATCTTCAGGTTCAAATGGAACGAAGAAACGCAATATCTGACCAAACTTGCTTTATCAATGATACCGGTGGGGTTGGTGGGTGTTTTTTTTGAAGATGCAATCGAAGAGTTGTTTACCGGCAGGGTTGTAATGGTAGGCTTTTTACTTATGGGCACGGGATGTATTTTGCTGTTAAGCCGATTAGACAGAGGACAGAACAAACAAGTGGGCTACAAACACGCGTTAATTGTTGGGTTAGCACAGGCAGTAGCCATCCTTCCCGGAATTTCGAGATCGGGAACAACTATTGCAACTGCACTGGCTTTGGGAGTAGCTAAACCTGAAGCCACCCGTTTTTCGTTTCTGATGGTATTGGCCCCAATAATGGGCGCTACACTGCTGAAGGTAAAAGATCTGGAACAACAAGCCGTATCCTCGGCAGAATGGATACCTTATTTGGCCGGGTTTCTGGCAGCATTCATTTCCGGATGGATCGCTTGCCGTTGGATGCTGAACATTGTTCAGGGAGGTAAAATTGCCTATTTTTCTGTTTATTGCTTTATAATTGGTGCTGTAGCTATTATTGCAGGGTATATCGCTTAA
- the gldA gene encoding gliding motility-associated ABC transporter ATP-binding subunit GldA, which yields MSVQVSGLTKLYGTQKAVNGISFEANQGEILGFLGPNGAGKTTTMKMLTCFIPPTEGTAKVCGFDILESPMEVRQQIGYLPEHNPLYADMYVRESLEFIARLHQLGNAARSRIDEMIGLTGLEREQKKHISQLSKGYRQRVGLAQAMIHNPPVLILDEPTSGLDPNQLIEIRQVIKMLGQEKTVILSTHIMQEVQALCDRVIILDRGVVVANDMTENLQHRAQSQTTVIAEFSPMPDAHLLETIEGVLRVEEIGANKWRIYSEGNQDLRPALFNFAVKNNFILLTLVQEQSSLEDVFRQLTSGAPNIMAQS from the coding sequence ATGTCAGTACAAGTAAGCGGATTGACCAAACTTTATGGTACGCAAAAAGCGGTGAACGGCATCAGTTTTGAAGCAAATCAAGGAGAGATTCTGGGATTTTTAGGACCTAACGGGGCAGGTAAAACAACCACCATGAAGATGCTAACTTGCTTTATTCCTCCAACAGAGGGGACTGCAAAGGTTTGCGGGTTCGACATCTTGGAATCTCCCATGGAGGTTAGGCAGCAAATAGGATACCTCCCCGAACACAACCCGTTGTATGCTGATATGTACGTCCGCGAATCGCTCGAATTTATTGCCCGTCTGCATCAATTGGGTAATGCAGCACGAAGCCGTATTGATGAAATGATTGGACTGACCGGGTTAGAACGCGAGCAAAAAAAGCATATCAGTCAACTTTCTAAAGGCTATCGTCAGCGGGTTGGGCTGGCACAGGCCATGATACACAATCCTCCGGTACTCATTTTAGACGAACCTACTTCAGGTTTAGACCCCAACCAGTTGATAGAAATCAGACAGGTAATAAAAATGCTGGGGCAGGAGAAAACCGTGATTTTAAGTACGCATATTATGCAGGAAGTACAAGCCCTTTGCGACCGGGTTATTATCCTGGACAGGGGTGTAGTCGTTGCCAACGATATGACCGAAAACCTGCAACATCGTGCTCAAAGCCAAACTACGGTGATTGCCGAGTTTTCTCCCATGCCCGATGCCCATCTGCTCGAAACCATTGAGGGTGTTCTAAGGGTTGAAGAGATTGGGGCCAACAAATGGCGCATTTATTCTGAAGGAAATCAGGACCTTCGCCCCGCGTTATTTAATTTTGCAGTTAAAAACAACTTCATATTGCTTACCCTTGTACAGGAGCAAAGCAGCCTTGAAGATGTATTCAGACAACTGACTTCAGGGGCACCAAACATTATGGCACAATCCTGA
- the bshB1 gene encoding bacillithiol biosynthesis deacetylase BshB1 yields MKLDILAIGVHPDDIELSCGGTILSQISAGNTVGLLDLTLGQLGTRGSVELRKKEAEEAARILGTSVRFNLEFEDGFFTNDLKHQLAIIGILRACQPEIVLAPALSDRHPDHGRAAKLVADACFLSGLLKINTNDPTTGAIQLPWRPKVLYHYIQDSFRKPDFVVDISPFMEQKWAAIQAYGSQFYNPQYQEQTGETHTYISDKSFLDRLNARALEMARQTPFTYAEGFETTRSIGVKSLFDLE; encoded by the coding sequence ATGAAGTTAGACATTTTAGCCATTGGCGTACATCCGGATGATATAGAATTGTCTTGTGGCGGAACAATTTTATCCCAAATTTCAGCCGGTAATACAGTCGGTTTGTTAGACCTTACTCTCGGACAATTAGGAACCCGGGGAAGTGTGGAACTGAGAAAGAAAGAAGCAGAAGAAGCAGCCAGAATATTAGGCACTTCGGTCAGGTTCAACTTAGAGTTTGAAGATGGATTTTTTACCAACGACCTCAAACATCAGTTAGCAATCATAGGAATTTTGCGTGCCTGTCAGCCCGAAATTGTTTTAGCACCGGCGTTGTCTGACCGGCACCCTGACCATGGCAGAGCCGCCAAACTTGTAGCCGATGCCTGCTTTTTGTCGGGTTTGTTAAAAATTAATACCAACGACCCAACCACCGGAGCCATTCAATTGCCATGGCGACCTAAGGTTTTGTATCATTATATTCAGGATAGTTTTCGCAAACCCGATTTTGTGGTGGACATCAGTCCGTTTATGGAACAAAAATGGGCGGCAATTCAGGCTTACGGCTCGCAGTTTTACAACCCACAATATCAGGAACAAACCGGTGAAACGCACACTTATATTTCGGACAAATCATTTTTAGACCGGCTCAACGCCCGCGCATTAGAAATGGCACGGCAAACCCCCTTTACCTATGCCGAAGGATTTGAAACCACCCGCTCCATCGGAGTAAAAAGTCTGTTCGATCTTGAATAA
- a CDS encoding T9SS type A sorting domain-containing protein, translated as MSLCNPPGLFSATNINYTHATLSWEVSPTANTYLLRFRPLGSTNWIEALLVANSAVVYLQPCVQYEAQVQTVCEGESSAFTPSVVLTTQGCSDPYCFSYGGNTNFEWIESVSLNQINHTSGINYGYVNLTSISTELQQGNIYPLVLQPGYYDSAYGEYWRVWIDYNKDNDFNDPNELVFDSGGVFSTAVTGSLTVPASAPLGTTRMRISMKWLNEGDSPPLSCEGFGFGETEDYLVNIVASDCSGLSVSVLNIPASCGQSNGSISITPSGGQMPYSILWNSGQTTFTYPNLTAGLYNFTVTDASGCSLSQQVTVLNAGAPSITVNSVTFNSCNQNNGTISVSASGGTMPYFYTWSHTTLLTGPTATGLNGGTYFVTVTDANNCYSQISVTVGNISGPSLSVSNITAATCAQPNGFIELQVTGGTAPLTFSWSHNILMNSNLAFNLPAGSYSCTVTDTNGCSDVETVNVSSQSNITLMVQSVQPEGCGLTNGSITVAASPNAVAPLTYTWSHSPALNSATANWLASGNYWVTVTDALGCTAVATQSVGVSTATPSINIVNILPTSCGTSNGSINVISVMGAGPFTYSWSHDNLLNSPMAAGLSAGIYTVTVYGPNGCFDTHTEIIPNTNAPVIDIASITNDLCNNGFGAASVSASGSLAPYTFNWSNGQSGPTADNLTAGTYIVTATDAAGCIAQLSININNVSSLSEVNISTQNATCGLNNGIATATPVGGALPLSFSWSVGFSNPNTNLPPGEYSLTVTDANGCDVVNQFTISAIPAPILTATATNTACNQNTGTAQVTVENGTSPFNYIWNNGMTSPSLTGISAGLYTVTVTDSNGCIASAQATVSLPAMPSIAIVEIVPASCGNSNGSIWVDASGGQAPYSFSSPLNGFGFANNLPSGTYTASVTDANGCTASLELNVPQTPPLTASVSSIPSDCLGNDGIVTANVLSGTPPFTYLWIENNASFTTEETEFTYSNLASGFYDLSVTDAAGCSQLLTAEVGQNNGPQVSLPDTLFVLPGEQALIDATYPDATYLWSTGQTTPAVSVGPGSYWVAVTADGCTTTVQIEVVVFTGISPEVLSERFRIYPNPAQNTVFLQSPPHIGSNPLILQWTDVYGRICSKPVVWSGNNDIPFEFDLQNFPPGTYLLKITDYTGKQQVEKVVKW; from the coding sequence ATGAGCCTATGTAATCCGCCCGGATTATTTTCGGCAACCAATATCAATTACACACATGCCACACTGAGCTGGGAGGTTTCTCCTACTGCCAATACTTATTTGTTGCGGTTCAGACCTTTGGGTTCGACAAACTGGATAGAAGCACTTTTAGTTGCGAACAGCGCAGTTGTTTACCTTCAGCCCTGTGTTCAATATGAAGCGCAGGTGCAAACAGTTTGCGAAGGAGAGTCGAGTGCATTTACTCCTTCTGTAGTTTTAACAACTCAGGGTTGCTCAGATCCTTATTGTTTTTCTTACGGTGGGAATACCAATTTTGAATGGATAGAATCGGTCAGCCTGAATCAAATCAACCATACATCGGGAATCAATTATGGCTATGTCAATTTAACCTCCATTTCAACCGAATTGCAGCAAGGAAATATCTACCCGCTCGTTTTGCAACCCGGCTATTACGATTCTGCTTATGGAGAATACTGGCGCGTATGGATTGATTACAATAAAGATAATGATTTTAATGACCCCAATGAACTTGTTTTCGATTCGGGTGGAGTTTTTAGCACTGCCGTAACCGGTAGTCTCACGGTTCCTGCTTCAGCCCCGCTTGGCACAACCCGTATGCGGATTTCGATGAAATGGCTAAACGAGGGCGATTCGCCGCCTTTATCATGTGAAGGGTTTGGATTTGGTGAAACAGAAGATTATTTAGTGAATATAGTGGCCTCTGATTGCAGCGGATTAAGTGTATCGGTTTTAAATATTCCGGCATCATGCGGACAGAGCAACGGGAGTATTAGTATTACCCCATCCGGTGGGCAGATGCCCTATTCCATTTTGTGGAACAGCGGGCAGACAACCTTTACCTATCCCAATCTGACAGCAGGTCTGTACAATTTTACCGTAACCGATGCGAGCGGTTGCAGCCTTAGTCAGCAAGTTACTGTTTTAAATGCAGGTGCTCCCTCAATAACGGTAAACTCAGTTACCTTTAATTCCTGCAACCAAAATAACGGTACTATCTCAGTTTCTGCATCCGGCGGTACAATGCCCTATTTCTATACATGGTCGCATACTACCTTACTAACCGGTCCCACTGCTACCGGGCTTAACGGAGGCACTTATTTTGTAACCGTTACCGATGCAAACAATTGCTATTCACAAATTTCGGTAACCGTCGGCAATATATCGGGGCCTTCGCTTTCAGTCAGCAATATTACCGCTGCTACCTGTGCGCAACCGAATGGCTTTATCGAGTTGCAGGTAACCGGTGGGACAGCACCACTCACATTTAGCTGGTCGCATAACATTTTGATGAACTCAAATCTTGCATTTAACCTGCCTGCCGGTTCTTATAGTTGTACGGTTACTGATACAAACGGATGTTCAGATGTGGAAACTGTCAATGTTTCATCTCAAAGCAATATCACCCTGATGGTTCAAAGCGTTCAGCCGGAAGGATGCGGTTTGACAAACGGCAGTATTACTGTTGCTGCAAGCCCCAATGCTGTTGCGCCTCTCACTTACACCTGGTCGCATAGTCCTGCTCTCAATTCGGCAACTGCAAATTGGTTAGCCTCCGGCAATTACTGGGTTACCGTTACCGATGCTTTGGGTTGTACGGCTGTTGCCACTCAAAGTGTAGGTGTGTCAACTGCTACGCCGTCCATCAATATTGTAAACATTCTTCCGACAAGTTGCGGAACTTCAAACGGCAGCATCAACGTCATTTCAGTGATGGGTGCCGGACCCTTTACCTATTCATGGTCACACGACAATCTTCTCAATTCTCCTATGGCAGCAGGGCTGAGTGCGGGCATTTATACAGTAACTGTCTATGGGCCGAATGGATGTTTTGACACCCATACCGAAATTATCCCCAATACCAACGCTCCGGTGATTGACATTGCCTCCATTACCAACGACCTGTGTAACAACGGATTTGGAGCCGCATCGGTTTCGGCAAGCGGCAGTCTTGCACCTTACACCTTCAACTGGAGTAACGGACAATCTGGACCAACCGCTGACAATCTGACTGCCGGCACCTATATTGTAACAGCAACCGATGCAGCAGGATGTATAGCGCAGTTAAGCATAAACATCAACAATGTGTCGAGCCTTTCTGAAGTCAATATTTCCACTCAAAACGCAACCTGTGGATTAAACAACGGTATAGCTACCGCTACTCCGGTGGGCGGAGCACTTCCCCTGTCCTTTTCATGGAGTGTAGGATTTTCAAACCCAAATACCAATTTACCGCCCGGCGAATACTCTCTGACAGTAACGGATGCCAACGGATGTGATGTAGTTAACCAGTTTACAATTTCTGCTATTCCTGCCCCCATTCTGACAGCAACCGCCACCAACACAGCCTGTAACCAAAACACCGGTACTGCTCAGGTTACTGTCGAAAACGGAACATCGCCCTTTAACTATATCTGGAACAACGGGATGACCTCGCCATCCTTAACCGGAATAAGTGCCGGACTTTACACCGTAACTGTTACAGATTCAAACGGATGTATCGCATCCGCACAGGCCACCGTCAGTTTACCGGCTATGCCTTCCATTGCAATTGTGGAAATAGTACCCGCCTCTTGTGGGAACAGCAATGGTTCAATTTGGGTGGATGCTTCCGGCGGACAGGCTCCTTATTCTTTTAGCTCACCGCTGAACGGGTTCGGATTTGCCAACAACCTTCCTTCTGGAACCTATACCGCATCTGTTACAGATGCCAATGGTTGTACTGCTTCACTGGAGTTAAATGTTCCACAAACTCCGCCCCTGACGGCTTCCGTTTCTTCAATTCCTTCCGATTGCCTTGGCAATGACGGCATAGTTACCGCCAACGTTTTGAGTGGAACTCCGCCATTTACCTATTTATGGATAGAAAACAATGCGAGTTTCACCACCGAAGAAACCGAATTCACCTATTCCAATCTGGCTTCGGGCTTTTACGATTTGTCTGTTACCGATGCGGCCGGCTGTTCTCAGTTGCTGACTGCCGAAGTAGGTCAAAACAACGGGCCACAGGTTTCCCTGCCCGATACCCTTTTTGTGTTACCCGGTGAACAGGCTTTGATTGATGCAACCTATCCCGATGCCACCTACCTTTGGAGTACAGGACAAACTACACCTGCTGTTTCGGTTGGGCCAGGCTCTTATTGGGTGGCTGTAACGGCAGACGGATGCACCACGACTGTTCAAATCGAAGTCGTTGTTTTTACCGGTATCAGCCCCGAAGTTCTGTCTGAACGGTTTAGAATCTATCCAAACCCCGCACAAAACACCGTTTTTCTGCAATCCCCCCCCCATATCGGAAGCAATCCTTTAATTTTGCAATGGACTGATGTTTATGGCAGAATTTGCAGCAAACCTGTAGTGTGGTCAGGCAACAACGACATTCCTTTTGAGTTCGACCTCCAAAATTTTCCTCCCGGCACCTATCTGCTGAAAATAACCGACTATACCGGCAAACAACAGGTGGAAAAGGTGGTAAAATGGTAG
- the upp gene encoding uracil phosphoribosyltransferase — protein sequence MIHDISQNNPLVGQIMSELRDVSLQSDRMRFRRNLERLGEMFAYEIGKRLPAEEKEITTPLGTALCTVLSEQPVLATILRAGLPLHQGLLNVFDRADNAFISAYRKHHKNGQFTIKLEYLSSPELDDRIVILADPMLATGASMVLTLEQLYEQGAPKEMHIVTAIACTEGIAELRRHFPNISIWTAAIDEELTAKGYIVPGLGDAGDLSFGEKTQD from the coding sequence ATGATTCACGATATCAGTCAAAACAACCCTTTAGTAGGACAAATTATGTCTGAGTTGCGGGACGTGAGCCTGCAATCCGACCGGATGCGGTTTAGAAGAAACTTAGAGCGTTTGGGAGAGATGTTTGCTTATGAAATCGGCAAGAGATTACCGGCGGAAGAAAAGGAAATCACCACTCCCCTTGGCACAGCACTTTGTACTGTCTTGAGCGAACAACCTGTTTTAGCAACCATTTTAAGAGCCGGACTACCTCTCCATCAGGGGCTGCTTAATGTTTTTGACCGTGCCGACAATGCCTTTATTTCAGCCTACCGCAAACATCATAAAAACGGGCAATTTACCATTAAGTTAGAATACCTGTCTTCTCCCGAATTAGATGACCGTATTGTCATTCTGGCCGACCCTATGCTCGCCACAGGTGCTTCCATGGTGCTCACACTCGAACAACTATACGAACAAGGCGCACCTAAAGAAATGCACATTGTTACGGCAATTGCCTGTACCGAAGGCATCGCAGAATTAAGGCGACATTTCCCGAATATCAGTATCTGGACCGCTGCAATAGACGAAGAACTGACAGCAAAAGGTTATATTGTTCCCGGTTTAGGCGATGCCGGCGACCTGTCGTTTGGTGAAAAAACTCAGGACTGA
- a CDS encoding PQQ-binding-like beta-propeller repeat protein: protein MKKFHFLLALFFYLIGQYVSAQTLVWSTLVDTGTCFSSPRAGDLNNDGILDFVTGGGEEGFYRTKSITAYNGATGDILWHVAARNRIYGSAVFLDISGDGNNDVFIGGGSAEFMAINGISGEIIWEFFPEGDTVPAEDFGWYNFYSPQLIPDQDGDDLQDLLVSNGGNPAALPIDTINRPPGNLLILSSATGDILGLAEVPDGKETYMSPLVYDFGNDGILDVIYGTGGETTHGSLWRTTVPDILAGDINASVKLIDGGPKGYIAPPSLADLTGDGTPDIIAPCYGNKLTAIDGNNGDMLWQKNLPGTETICTPAIGRFTDDHIPDVFFIYATGLAPTFFNYVTLMIDGATGQTLVQDTLPGWSLISPLAFDYNGDGFDEALVSTNQPFMPPGPYAHQILLYDFANDQTSTLIDITPGTNLGSTPWVGDIDDNGTLELVYLHNNNPMVINVNDGFVLKRYDLTAETPGNIAWGAYMGTEYDCLYDNPMQSCFNYVVNFSAVNVTCFGGNNGIITGAVQVGTPPYRYIWNGVTSGPNFSPTYAISIQNLEAGNYTLQMLDGVGCLASYEVTLTQPDELVAEFSSSTPTAGNSDGEIEVLVSGGTPPYTYEWNTTPPQTGTTATNLAAGVYSLTVTDSTNCTLEQTVDLFVTGMPLAAGSEYNCLLVYPNPANKMLSIQTNPNLINEDGLTLYLFNNIGQLMHSQSLLSGTTLQLDVSAYPAGVYRIQVTGKNTSLQEQVILYR from the coding sequence ATGAAAAAGTTCCATTTTTTGCTTGCGTTGTTCTTTTATTTGATAGGCCAGTATGTTTCAGCCCAAACTCTGGTTTGGAGCACTTTGGTTGATACCGGAACCTGTTTCTCCTCTCCCCGAGCCGGCGACCTGAACAACGACGGCATTCTGGACTTTGTTACCGGCGGTGGTGAAGAAGGGTTTTACCGCACAAAAAGCATTACTGCTTACAATGGCGCAACAGGCGACATACTATGGCATGTTGCCGCCCGAAACCGCATTTATGGCAGTGCTGTTTTTTTAGATATTAGCGGTGATGGCAACAACGATGTGTTTATCGGAGGAGGCAGTGCTGAGTTTATGGCCATCAATGGAATTAGCGGCGAAATTATCTGGGAGTTTTTTCCGGAAGGCGATACCGTACCGGCCGAAGATTTTGGATGGTATAACTTTTACTCTCCCCAATTGATACCCGATCAGGACGGCGACGACCTGCAGGATTTGCTGGTTTCAAACGGAGGCAATCCCGCTGCTTTGCCCATTGACACCATAAACCGCCCTCCCGGAAACCTGCTCATTCTGAGCAGCGCAACGGGCGATATTCTCGGTTTGGCAGAAGTGCCGGATGGAAAAGAAACCTATATGTCGCCTTTGGTGTATGATTTTGGTAATGACGGCATATTGGATGTTATTTACGGAACCGGCGGAGAAACCACGCACGGGTCCCTATGGAGAACAACGGTGCCCGATATTCTTGCCGGCGATATCAACGCATCGGTCAAACTGATAGACGGTGGGCCGAAAGGATATATTGCGCCTCCGAGTCTTGCCGACCTGACCGGAGACGGAACCCCGGATATTATTGCACCCTGCTACGGAAACAAACTCACTGCCATAGACGGCAACAACGGAGATATGCTTTGGCAAAAAAACTTACCCGGCACAGAAACCATCTGTACCCCGGCAATCGGACGATTTACTGATGACCATATACCGGATGTGTTCTTCATTTACGCAACCGGACTTGCTCCTACTTTCTTCAACTATGTAACGTTAATGATAGACGGCGCTACCGGGCAAACATTGGTACAGGACACCTTACCGGGTTGGTCGTTGATTTCTCCGTTGGCTTTTGATTACAATGGTGATGGTTTTGACGAAGCATTAGTTTCCACCAATCAGCCCTTTATGCCGCCCGGCCCTTATGCTCACCAAATCCTTTTGTACGATTTTGCCAACGATCAAACATCAACCCTTATTGATATAACACCCGGCACCAATTTGGGTTCCACTCCCTGGGTGGGTGATATTGATGACAATGGAACCCTGGAATTGGTTTATCTGCACAACAACAATCCGATGGTGATCAATGTGAACGATGGGTTTGTGCTAAAACGCTATGATTTAACTGCTGAAACACCCGGCAATATCGCGTGGGGAGCCTATATGGGAACGGAATATGACTGCCTGTATGACAACCCCATGCAGTCTTGTTTTAACTATGTTGTAAATTTCAGTGCTGTTAATGTTACTTGTTTTGGAGGGAACAACGGCATCATTACCGGAGCGGTGCAGGTTGGCACCCCGCCTTACCGTTATATATGGAATGGGGTTACCTCCGGGCCTAATTTTTCACCAACCTATGCCATCAGCATTCAAAATCTTGAAGCCGGAAATTATACACTTCAGATGCTGGACGGGGTGGGCTGTCTTGCTTCCTATGAGGTTACTCTTACCCAACCCGATGAGTTGGTCGCCGAATTTTCTTCATCAACTCCTACTGCAGGAAACTCAGACGGTGAAATTGAGGTGCTTGTTAGCGGCGGCACACCGCCATATACCTACGAATGGAACACCACCCCTCCTCAAACCGGAACTACAGCCACTAATCTGGCAGCCGGTGTTTATTCACTTACCGTTACCGACAGTACAAATTGCACACTCGAACAAACCGTTGATTTGTTCGTTACCGGAATGCCCCTTGCTGCCGGTTCAGAATATAACTGCCTGTTGGTCTATCCAAATCCGGCCAATAAGATGTTGTCTATACAAACAAATCCGAACTTAATAAATGAAGACGGTTTGACTTTATACTTATTTAATAATATTGGTCAACTTATGCACTCACAATCATTATTGTCAGGCACTACTCTTCAGCTTGATGTCAGTGCCTACCCCGCGGGAGTTTACCGGATACAAGTAACCGGAAAAAACACCAGCCTGCAAGAACAGGTAATTCTGTATAGATAG